One segment of Mycolicibacterium neworleansense DNA contains the following:
- a CDS encoding PhzF family phenazine biosynthesis protein, which produces MAIDVTVLRVFTDSEGRYGNPLGVIDNSTVAPGDRQRIATELGYSETVFIDLPQPGGNSASAHIFTPVAELPFAGHPTVGASWWLREIGFPVHTLRVPAGILQVDYDGDRAVVNARSEWAPEFAIYDLASVDELLAADPDDFDEAEENYLWAWIDKEKGTVRSRSFAPHLGIPEDEATGAAAVRMTDYLSRDLTIVQGKGSVIETRWSPEGWVRLAGRVVNDGTSQLD; this is translated from the coding sequence ATGGCCATCGACGTCACCGTGTTGCGTGTGTTCACCGACTCCGAGGGCAGGTACGGCAATCCGCTCGGGGTCATCGACAACAGCACCGTCGCCCCCGGCGACCGGCAGCGGATCGCCACCGAATTGGGTTACAGCGAAACCGTATTCATCGATCTGCCGCAGCCCGGCGGTAATTCGGCCAGTGCCCACATCTTCACCCCGGTCGCCGAGTTGCCGTTCGCCGGGCATCCGACCGTCGGCGCGTCGTGGTGGCTGCGCGAAATCGGGTTTCCGGTCCACACCCTGCGGGTGCCTGCGGGCATCCTCCAGGTCGACTATGACGGCGATCGTGCCGTCGTGAATGCCCGCTCGGAGTGGGCGCCGGAGTTCGCCATCTACGACCTGGCCTCGGTCGACGAACTGCTCGCCGCCGACCCCGACGATTTCGACGAGGCCGAGGAGAACTATCTGTGGGCCTGGATCGACAAGGAGAAGGGCACGGTGCGATCCCGGTCGTTCGCACCGCATCTGGGCATCCCCGAGGACGAGGCCACCGGGGCGGCTGCGGTTCGGATGACCGACTATCTCAGCCGGGACCTGACGATCGTCCAGGGAAAGGGATCGGTGATCGAGACCCGCTGGAGTCCTGAGGGCTGGGTTCGCCTGGCCGGCCGCGTCGTCAACGACGGCACTTCCCAGTTGGACTGA
- a CDS encoding alpha/beta fold hydrolase: MTERKPHLRTVRELTPTLEYRTIHGYRRAFRVAGSGPAILLIHGIGDNSTTWHTVQSALAQRFTVIAPDLLGHGSSDKPRADYSVAAYANGMRDLLSVLDIDRVTVVGHSLGGGVAMQFAYQFPQLVDRLILVGAGGVTKDVNMALRVASLPMGSEALALLRLPLVLPALQLAGRAAGAVLGSTGLGHDIPDMLRILADLPEPTASSAFARTLRAVVDWRGQVVTMLDRCYLTESVPVQLIWGDSDSVIPVSHARMAHSAMPGSQLEIFSGSGHFPFHDDPDRFVEVVERFIDTTEPSVYDQDRLRSLLRSGRTESAMSGPFDTQIAVLDAMDADERSAT, from the coding sequence ATGACCGAGCGCAAACCCCACCTGCGGACCGTTCGCGAGCTCACCCCGACGCTCGAATACCGCACGATCCACGGATACCGGCGGGCCTTTCGGGTGGCCGGATCCGGCCCGGCGATCCTGCTGATTCACGGCATCGGTGACAACTCCACCACCTGGCACACCGTGCAATCGGCGCTGGCGCAGCGGTTCACCGTGATCGCCCCGGATCTGCTCGGCCATGGCAGCTCCGACAAGCCGCGCGCGGACTATTCGGTGGCGGCCTATGCCAACGGCATGCGCGACCTGCTCAGCGTCCTCGACATCGACCGGGTGACCGTGGTCGGGCATTCGCTGGGCGGCGGTGTGGCCATGCAATTCGCCTACCAGTTCCCGCAGTTGGTGGACCGCCTCATCCTGGTCGGCGCCGGTGGGGTCACCAAGGACGTCAACATGGCGTTGCGGGTGGCCTCACTCCCGATGGGCAGTGAGGCGCTGGCCCTGCTGCGGCTGCCCTTGGTGCTGCCGGCGTTGCAGCTGGCCGGCCGGGCCGCGGGCGCGGTGTTGGGCTCAACCGGCCTCGGGCACGACATTCCGGACATGTTGCGCATCCTGGCGGATCTTCCGGAGCCGACGGCATCGTCGGCCTTCGCCCGGACCCTGCGCGCCGTTGTGGACTGGCGTGGCCAGGTCGTCACCATGCTGGACCGCTGTTATCTGACCGAATCCGTTCCCGTGCAGCTGATCTGGGGCGACTCCGACTCGGTGATCCCCGTCAGCCACGCCCGGATGGCACATTCGGCAATGCCCGGTTCCCAATTGGAGATCTTCTCCGGATCCGGGCATTTTCCGTTCCACGACGATCCCGACCGCTTCGTCGAGGTGGTCGAACGCTTCATCGACACCACCGAACCATCGGTCTATGACCAGGATCGGCTCCGCAGCCTGCTGCGCAGCGGACGGACCGAATCGGCGATGAGCGGGCCGTTCGACACCCAGATCGCGGTGCTCGACGCGATGGACGCCGACGAGCGCAGCGCCACCTGA
- the lexA gene encoding transcriptional repressor LexA, producing the protein MSDDRSRDGSTDNPAGSDDTGPRRAEGGLTDRQRTILDVIRASVNSRGYPPSIREIGDAVGLTSTSSVAHQLRTLERKGYLRRDPNRPRAVDVRAADDPAAAAVVSTDVAGSDALPEPTFVPVLGRIAAGGPILAEQAVEDVFPLPRELVGEGSLFLLKVVGDSMVDAAICDGDWVVVRQQSVADNGDIVAAMIDGEATVKTFKRTRGQVWLMPHNPAYDPIPGNDAAVLGKVVTVIRKI; encoded by the coding sequence ATGAGCGACGACCGCAGCAGGGACGGCAGCACCGACAACCCGGCCGGATCGGACGACACGGGCCCACGCCGGGCCGAGGGCGGCCTCACCGACCGGCAACGGACGATTCTGGACGTGATCCGCGCGTCGGTGAACAGTCGCGGTTACCCGCCCAGCATCCGAGAGATCGGCGACGCGGTCGGCTTGACCTCGACTTCGTCGGTCGCCCACCAGTTGCGCACCCTGGAACGCAAGGGCTATCTACGACGCGACCCCAACCGGCCGCGCGCGGTCGACGTGCGGGCCGCCGACGATCCGGCGGCCGCCGCCGTGGTCTCCACCGACGTGGCCGGCTCCGATGCGCTGCCCGAACCGACCTTCGTCCCGGTGCTCGGCCGGATCGCGGCGGGCGGTCCGATCCTGGCCGAGCAGGCCGTCGAGGATGTCTTCCCGCTGCCCCGCGAACTGGTCGGCGAGGGCTCGCTGTTCCTGCTCAAGGTCGTCGGGGACTCGATGGTCGACGCCGCCATCTGCGACGGCGACTGGGTGGTGGTGCGCCAGCAGAGCGTGGCCGACAACGGGGACATCGTGGCAGCCATGATCGACGGCGAGGCCACCGTCAAGACGTTCAAGCGGACGCGCGGTCAGGTCTGGCTCATGCCCCACAATCCGGCGTACGACCCGATCCCCGGTAACGACGCCGCGGTGCTCGGCAAGGTCGTCACCGTGATCCGCAAGATCTGA
- the nrdR gene encoding transcriptional regulator NrdR: MHCPFCRHPDSRVVDSRETDEGQAIRRRRSCPECGRRFTTVETAVLAVVKRSGVTEPFSREKVIRGVRRSCQGRQVDDDALNVLAQKVEDAVRGLGTPEIPSHEVGLAILGPLRELDEVAYLRFASVYRSFSSAEDFEREIEALRAHRAEA, translated from the coding sequence ATGCATTGTCCGTTCTGCCGTCATCCTGATTCGCGTGTGGTCGATTCCCGAGAGACCGATGAGGGTCAGGCCATCCGGCGCCGGCGGTCCTGCCCTGAGTGCGGTCGGCGGTTCACCACCGTTGAGACGGCCGTGCTGGCCGTGGTGAAGCGCAGCGGGGTGACCGAGCCGTTCAGTCGCGAGAAGGTCATCCGCGGGGTGCGCCGGTCCTGTCAGGGCCGTCAGGTCGACGACGATGCCCTCAACGTGCTGGCGCAGAAGGTCGAGGACGCGGTCCGCGGCCTGGGCACACCGGAGATCCCCAGCCACGAGGTCGGCCTGGCGATTCTCGGTCCCCTGCGTGAACTGGACGAGGTGGCCTACCTGAGGTTCGCCTCGGTGTACCGGTCGTTTTCCTCGGCCGAAGACTTCGAGCGTGAGATCGAGGCGCTGCGGGCCCACCGCGCCGAGGCGTAG
- a CDS encoding proteasome assembly chaperone family protein, with the protein MTDSSDTPDQHYQPDQSGMYELEFPAPQLSSSDGRGPVLIHALEGFSDAGHAIRLAAEHLKDTLDTELVASFAIDELLDYRSRRPLMTFKTDHFTSYEEPELNLYALHDGVGTPFLLLAGLEPDLRWERFITAVRLLSEQLGVRRVIGLGTIPMAVPHTRPVMLTAHANDKELIADHTPWVGEVQVPASVSNLLEFRMAQHGHEVVGYTVHVPHYLAQTAYPPAAEALLAEVARTGSLQLPLEKLSEAGAEVYSKINEQVEASAEVAQVVTGLERQYDAFVAAQENRSLLARDEELPSGDELGAEFERFLAQQAGDKYKDDKYKDGRDGFGDGFPNGDNHS; encoded by the coding sequence ATGACCGACAGCAGCGACACCCCAGACCAGCACTACCAGCCCGATCAGAGCGGCATGTACGAGCTTGAGTTCCCGGCGCCGCAGCTGTCGTCGTCGGATGGCCGCGGGCCGGTGTTGATCCATGCCCTGGAGGGGTTCTCCGATGCCGGCCACGCGATCCGGCTGGCCGCCGAGCACCTCAAGGACACGCTCGACACCGAACTGGTGGCATCGTTCGCCATCGACGAGCTGCTCGACTACCGGTCGCGGCGGCCGCTGATGACGTTCAAGACCGACCATTTCACCAGCTACGAGGAACCCGAGCTGAACCTGTACGCCCTGCACGACGGGGTCGGTACGCCGTTTCTGCTGCTCGCCGGCCTGGAGCCGGACCTGAGGTGGGAACGTTTCATCACCGCGGTGCGGCTGCTGTCCGAGCAGCTCGGGGTGCGCCGGGTGATCGGGCTCGGCACCATCCCGATGGCGGTGCCGCACACCCGCCCGGTCATGCTCACCGCGCACGCCAACGACAAGGAACTGATCGCCGACCACACGCCGTGGGTCGGCGAGGTCCAGGTGCCGGCCAGCGTGTCCAACCTGCTCGAGTTCCGGATGGCCCAGCACGGCCATGAGGTGGTGGGCTACACCGTGCACGTGCCGCACTACCTGGCCCAGACCGCCTATCCGCCTGCCGCCGAGGCGCTGCTCGCCGAGGTGGCCCGGACAGGTTCGCTACAACTGCCACTGGAGAAACTGTCCGAGGCCGGCGCCGAGGTCTACAGCAAGATCAACGAGCAGGTAGAAGCCAGCGCCGAGGTCGCCCAAGTGGTCACCGGGTTGGAGCGCCAGTACGATGCGTTCGTTGCCGCACAGGAGAATCGGTCCCTGCTGGCGCGTGACGAGGAACTGCCCAGCGGTGACGAGTTGGGTGCCGAGTTCGAACGGTTCCTCGCCCAGCAGGCCGGTGACAAGTACAAGGACGACAAGTACAAAGACGGACGTGACGGCTTCGGCGACGGATTCCCGAACGGCGACAACCACTCCTAG
- a CDS encoding LysM peptidoglycan-binding domain-containing protein, giving the protein MLSGSPSRRTRRRAPPAPGRPGGGSVHYRGTGVLMSRASHRSRPITPLTTVLLALVAAGITVWLGLVAQFGGVLGADAQTPSPTELAVVQVKSGETLQQVARRVAPDAPVARVVEQIRDLNQLDSAAVDAGQTLLAPVG; this is encoded by the coding sequence GTGCTGTCCGGGTCCCCGTCACGCCGAACTCGCCGCCGCGCGCCGCCCGCGCCCGGCCGGCCCGGCGGTGGTTCGGTCCACTACCGCGGAACCGGCGTGCTGATGTCGCGGGCATCGCACCGCAGCCGGCCCATCACGCCGCTGACAACGGTCTTGCTGGCGCTGGTCGCGGCCGGCATCACCGTGTGGCTGGGGTTGGTTGCCCAGTTCGGCGGCGTGCTGGGCGCCGACGCACAGACGCCGAGCCCGACCGAACTTGCGGTGGTTCAGGTGAAGTCAGGGGAGACGCTGCAGCAGGTGGCCCGGCGGGTCGCCCCGGACGCCCCGGTGGCGCGGGTCGTCGAGCAGATCCGTGATCTCAACCAGCTCGATTCCGCGGCAGTCGATGCCGGGCAGACGTTGCTCGCGCCGGTTGGCTGA